A stretch of the Malus sylvestris chromosome 10, drMalSylv7.2, whole genome shotgun sequence genome encodes the following:
- the LOC126586279 gene encoding uncharacterized protein LOC126586279, giving the protein MSILWEKSGTWRWIVNKTRDSKPFFLAFATVCGVVPGVIGYFVMQTTNSGNQQLEAELRRNARPESMRMGQVNKERLAEFLGELQRKENTNDRYVAALKGETLTRNPYVRIQPIPKPSNTDAEKEQK; this is encoded by the exons ATGTCGATACTGTGGGAGAAGAGCGGGACATGGAGGTGGATAGTGAACAAGACCCGTGACTCGAAGCCCTTCTTCTTGGCCTTCGCCACTGTCTGCGGCGTCGTTCCGGGCGTTATTGGCTACTTCGTTATGCAGACGACCAACTCCGGAAACCAACAACTCGAGGCCGAGCTCCGCCGCAACGCCCGACCTGAATCCATG AGGATGGGGCAAGTGAATAAAGAAAGATTGGCAGAATTCCTTGGGGAGTTGCAGCGGAAAGAGAACACAAATGACCGCTATGTTGCTGCACTGAAAGGAGAGACATTGACGAGGAATCCATATGTGAGAATTCAACCAATTCCAAAGCCAAGCAACACCGACGCTGAGAAGGAACAGAAGTAG